One part of the Arabidopsis thaliana chromosome 1 sequence genome encodes these proteins:
- a CDS encoding magnesium transporter, putative (DUF803) (Protein of unknown function (DUF803); CONTAINS InterPro DOMAIN/s: Protein of unknown function DUF803 (InterPro:IPR008521); BEST Arabidopsis thaliana protein match is: Protein of unknown function (DUF803) (TAIR:AT4G09640.1); Has 1275 Blast hits to 1251 proteins in 224 species: Archae - 0; Bacteria - 101; Metazoa - 420; Fungi - 374; Plants - 269; Viruses - 0; Other Eukaryotes - 111 (source: NCBI BLink).) produces the protein MASLSGSWRDAYKGMSSDNIKGLVLALSSSLFIGASFIVKKKGLKRAGASGLRAGSGGYSYLLEPLWWVGMITMIVGEIANFAAYAFAPAILVTPLGALSIIISAALAHVILHEKLHTFGLLGCVLCVVGSITIVLHAPQEQEIDSVLQVWNLATEPAFLLYAAAVVGAAIILIVQFVPQYGQSHVMVYIGVCSLVGSLSVMSVKALGIALKLTFSGMNQLIYPQTWVFTLIVLTCVITQMNYLNKALDTFNTAVVSPIYYVMFTSLTILASVIMFKDWDRQDGTQIVTELCGFVTILSGTFLLHKTKDMVDGSSSLGNLALRLPKQLEDSNGFEQEGIPLTLRRHECTKSPRPMRQFILPQDGPEAV, from the exons ATGGCGAGTTTGAGTGGGAGTTGGAGAGATGCGTATAAAGGAATGTCATCGGATAATATAAAGGGTTTAGTATTGGCTTTATCTTCAAGCTTATTCATTGGTGCTAGTTTCATTGTTAAGAAGAAAGGTCTCAAGAGAGCTGGTGCTTCTGGTCTCAGAGCAG GTTCTGGAGGTTATTCTTACCTGCTTGAGCCTCTCTGGTGGGTAGGCATGATAACGA TGATTGTAGGGGAAATTGCCAATTTTGCTGCTTATGCCTTTGCGCCTGCCATTTTAGTAACTCCTCTTGGTGCTCTCAGCATAATTATCAG TGCTGCTCTTGCTCATGTCATCCTACACGAAAAGTTGCATACTTTCGGGCTTCTTGGTTGTGTCTTATGTGTTGTTGGTTCGATAACTATTGTCTTACATGCTCCTCAAGAACAAGAGATTGATTCTGTGTTACAAGTATGGAATCTTGCGACAGAACCTG CTTTTCTTCTCTACGCTGCAGCAGTAGTAGGAGCAGCCATTATACTCATAGTTCAGTTTGTACCACAGTACGGTCAGTCACATGTCATGGTATATATCGGGGTTTGTTCTCTTGTTGGATCATTGTCG GTCATGAGCGTCAAAGCGCTCGGGATAGCATTAAAGCTTACGTTTTCAGGAATGAATCAGTTAATTTACCCTCAGACATGGGTCTTCACGCTGATAGTTCTCACCTGCGTGATAACCCAAATGAACTATCTAAACAAG GCGCTTGACACTTTCAACACGGCTGTAGTTTCACCTATATACTATGTTATGTTCACATCATTGACCATCCTAGCTAGTGTCATCATGTTTAAG GACTGGGATCGACAGGACGGAACTCAGATAGTGACGGAGTTGTGTGGGTTTGTGACAATCCTTTCAGGAACCTTTTTGCTTCACAAAACAAAGGATATGGTTGATG GTTCTTCGTCCTTGGGAAATTTGGCTCTTCGCCTTCCTAAACAATTGGAAGATAGTAATGGGTTTGAGCAAGAAGGGATCCCACTCACTCTCAGACGCCACGAGTGTACCAAGTCGCCAAGGCCAATGCGTCAATTCATTCTACCGCAAGACGGTCCTGAAGCTGTGTAA
- a CDS encoding Cysteine/Histidine-rich C1 domain family protein (Cysteine/Histidine-rich C1 domain family protein; FUNCTIONS IN: zinc ion binding; INVOLVED IN: biological_process unknown; LOCATED IN: intracellular; EXPRESSED IN: flower; EXPRESSED DURING: petal differentiation and expansion stage; CONTAINS InterPro DOMAIN/s: DC1 (InterPro:IPR004146), Zinc finger, PHD-type (InterPro:IPR001965), Zinc finger, B-box (InterPro:IPR000315), C1-like (InterPro:IPR011424); BEST Arabidopsis thaliana protein match is: zinc ion binding (TAIR:AT3G21210.1); Has 1321 Blast hits to 641 proteins in 42 species: Archae - 0; Bacteria - 0; Metazoa - 41; Fungi - 0; Plants - 1256; Viruses - 0; Other Eukaryotes - 24 (source: NCBI BLink).), with protein sequence MDPLKIENAANITVCRLRHDFDQKEDFRSEHFKDSPVLVLYPLDERKVLRSTHTSSSHPLVWCNNGENKDKYCKRESRCRVCSYLLDDDIGYYFLREDLGQKERIFFHKECIEPITNNPYHRKHPLQVLVSDYLKLNTICYCCCRRKELNFYCSICNFCICANCEAKPPLLTIDHKKRHEHMLSYFPREASITCNVCALDERRYFLYICHQCDFVVHKECIYSPCIIKISRHQHRLSFASSFLPRKWFCGVCRKKVDENYGGYSCVKGCYYVSHSRCALHKDVWDGKELEEEPDEIYKDILPFKEIAGGIIQHFSHKHQMRLHKYIDKKIEDNKHCQACALPVYNCDIFSCMECEFILHTVCANLSLQKEHVIHPHALFLQVGHMFSCSACQRQSNSFTYMCLMTNCNFRLDVICASTSEPLNHHFHPHLLFLPSDFGSTRICSICKVRSQTRFDCGKCDFVLCFYCATIPMKFRYKHDEHLLTFSYEQDASSEHWCDVCERKIYLKNGIYMCSECDITLHIQCLLGKEMYMLPGKEMIIYGGEEKDILRSNRLTRYICKKCNKRCQNGIVYKNSDETICCSMECLYQMFSSYIFNKRSITL encoded by the coding sequence ATGGATCctctgaaaattgaaaatgctGCTAATATTACTGTTTGTCGTCTAAGACatgattttgatcaaaaagaaGACTTTCGTTCCGAACATTTCAAAGATTCACCTGTCCTAGTTTTATATCCTCTCGATGAAAGAAAAGTTCTTCGGTCTACACATACAAGCAGTTCACATCCCCTTGTCTGGTGCAACAAcggagaaaacaaagataaatactGCAAACGGGAGTCCAGGTGCAGAGTTTGCTCTTATCTGTTAGATGACGACATTGGCTATTATTTCCTACGCGAAGACTTGGGTCAGAAGGAGCGTATCTTTTTTCATAAAGAGTGTATCGAACCGATAACAAATAATCCTTATCATCGTAAACATCCGCTCCAAGTTCTCGTATCTGATTATTTAAAGCTAAACACAATATGCTATTGTTGTTGTCGTCGTAAAGAATTGAATTTCTATTGCTCTATATGCAATTTTTGCATTTGTGCTAACTGTGAAGCAAAACCACCACTCCTTACGATAGACCACAAAAAAAGGCACGAACATATGTTGTCTTATTTTCCTAGAGAAGCTTCCATTACTTGCAATGTTTGTGCTTTGGACGAGCGAAggtattttctatatatttgcCATCAATGTGATTTTGTAGTCCATAAAGAATGTATATATTCGCCGTGCATCATAAAAATATCTCGGCATCAACACCGCCTATCATTTGCTTCATCGTTTCTTCCTCGGAAATGGTTTTGCGGGGTTTGTCGCAAAAAGGTTGATGAGAACTATGGAGGATATTCTTGCGTGAAAGGTTGTTATTATGTTTCTCATTCTCGATGTGCTTTACATAAAGATGTATGGGATGGAAAAGAACTCGAGGAAGAACCagatgaaatatataaagatattttGCCATTTAAAGAGATAGCTGGTGGGATTATACAACATTTTAGTCATAAACATCAAATGAGACTCCacaaatatattgataaaaagATTGAGGATAACAAACATTGTcaagcatgtgcacttccgGTTTATAATTGTGATATTTTTAGTTGCATGGAATGTGAGTTCATCCTCCATACAGTATGTGCAAATCTTTCACTGCAAAAAGAACATGTAATACATCCTCACGCCCTCTTCTTACAAGTGGGACATATGTTCAGTTGTTCAGCTTGCCAGCGTCAAAGCAATAGTTTCACATACATGTGTCTAATGACCAATTGTAATTTCCGTTTAGACGTAATTTGTGCATCCACGTCTGAGCCACTTAACCATCATTTTCATCCACATCTTTTGTTTCTACCGTCTGATTTTGGATCTACAAGAATCTGTTCGATTTGCAAAGTACGCTCACAAACCCGTTTCGATTGTGGAAAATGTgactttgttttgtgtttttactGCGCTACTATACCAATGAAATTTAGGTACAAGCATGACGAACATCTTCTCACTTTTTCGTATGAACAAGATGCGAGTAGTGAGCACTGGTGTGATGtctgtgaaagaaaaatatatctcAAGAATGGAATTTATATGTGCAGTGAATGCGACATCACACTCCATATTCAATGCTTACTTGGGAAGGAGATGTATATGTTACCAGGTAAAGAGATGATTATATatggtggagaagaaaaagatattcTTCGCAGTAATCGTCTCACGCGATACATATGCAAGAAGTGTAATAAACGTTGTCAAAACGGAATAGTATACAAAAATTCCGACGAGACAATATGTTGTTCTATGGAATGTCTATATCAAATGTTTAgttcttatatttttaataaacgATCAATTACTTTATGA
- a CDS encoding MBOAT (membrane bound O-acyl transferase) family protein (MBOAT (membrane bound O-acyl transferase) family protein; CONTAINS InterPro DOMAIN/s: Wax synthase (InterPro:IPR017088); BEST Arabidopsis thaliana protein match is: MBOAT (membrane bound O-acyl transferase) family protein (TAIR:AT1G34520.1); Has 686 Blast hits to 678 proteins in 232 species: Archae - 0; Bacteria - 388; Metazoa - 0; Fungi - 39; Plants - 230; Viruses - 0; Other Eukaryotes - 29 (source: NCBI BLink).), which translates to MEEELKSFVKVWGSAIISVSYCYYIPSKIKRGVHRLLSVLPVCVLFLVLPLFFVFTIFSSTTAFCLSILANFKLILFAFDKGPLLPLPTNLFRFICFTCLPIKLQTKPNSQNHLPKWVLPSKVAIFVLLLNIRSYKILLPPILLLGLYPLHLYIVLDVLLTIVNALLTIILRCDLEPHFNEPYLATSLQDFWGHRWNLMVSAIYRPGVYSPVRSVCQHQMRSDWARFMGCMTTFFVSGLIHELVYFYINREKPTLEVTWFFVLHGVCTAMEIAVKRKMQWSLSPMLLRLITVGFLVVTGDLLFFGQIERSNMLERRANEASLFIDFVKRKVFNYTVS; encoded by the coding sequence atggAGGAAGAACTCAAGAGCTTCGTCAAAGTATGGGGTTCTGCAATAATCTCTGTCTCTTACTGTTACTATATACCATCGAAGATCAAAAGAGGTGTTCATCGATTACTCTCGGTTCTTCCTGTctgtgttctgtttcttgttcttcctttgtttttcGTCTTTACGATTTTCTCTTCCACCACTGCGTTTTGCCTCTCTATACTTGCCAATTTTAAGCTCATCCTATTTGCCTTCGACAAAGGTCCTCTTTTACCACTTCCCACTAATCTCTTCCGATTCATATGCTTTACTTGCTTGCCCATCAAGCTTCAAACAAAACCTAACTCTCAAAATCATCTACCCAAATGGGTTTTACCTAGTAAAGTTGCAATTTTTGTGCTGTTGTTAAACATTCGTAgctataaaattttgttgcCTCCAATTCTTCTACTAGGTCTCTATCCATTGCATCTATACATTGTGCTTGACGTTCTTTTAACCATTGTCAACGCTTTGCTAACCATCATTCTTAGGTGCGACCTTGAGCCACATTTCAACGAACCATACTTAGCCACGTCTCTTCAAGACTTCTGGGGTCACCGTTGGAACCTCATGGTCTCGGCTATTTACCGGCCAGGGGTCTACTCTCCGGTGCGTTCGGTATGCCAGCACCAAATGAGGTCTGATTGGGCAAGGTTCATGGGGTGTATGACGACATTTTTCGTTTCTGGTTTGATTCACGAGCTGGTATACTTCTACATAAACCGTGAGAAGCCTACTTTGGAAGTTACTTGGTTCTTTGTATTACATGGGGTTTGCACGGCGATGGAAATAGCCGTCAAGAGGAAGATGCAATGGTCGTTGAGTCCGATGTTGTTACGGTTGATCACCGTGGGTTTTTTGGTTGTCACAGGTGATTTGCTGTTTTTCGGACAGATTGAAAGGAGCAACATGTTGGAGAGACGCGCCAATGAAGCCTCGCTGTTCATTGATTTCGTAAAACGCAAGGTTTTCAATTACACTGTTTCGTAA
- a CDS encoding MBOAT (membrane bound O-acyl transferase) family protein (MBOAT (membrane bound O-acyl transferase) family protein; CONTAINS InterPro DOMAIN/s: Wax synthase (InterPro:IPR017088); BEST Arabidopsis thaliana protein match is: MBOAT (membrane bound O-acyl transferase) family protein (TAIR:AT5G55350.1); Has 1740 Blast hits to 1732 proteins in 634 species: Archae - 0; Bacteria - 1348; Metazoa - 0; Fungi - 35; Plants - 233; Viruses - 0; Other Eukaryotes - 124 (source: NCBI BLink).): MEEELKNFIIVWISAIISVSYCYYISANIKTGVLRLFSVLPICGLFFVLPLFFSSVHFSSSTAFYLSEMASLKLILFAFDQGPLFPVAPNLIQFVCFTCFPIKLQRNPKSQPSQNHFHKRAFAIKIMIFGVVLHVYNYSHFLPQTVLLSLCFLHLYVELEILLGPLKVLLSMALGCDLEPQFNKPYLATSLQDFWGRRWNLMVSSVLRSGIYNPVRCACQRPMNSGWARFMGYLVTFLVSGLFHELVYFYITRETPTWEVTLFFVLNGVCTGTEVAVKRTAFLQRWWPVRSSVSRLLTMGFVVVTGGLLFFPLFIRSGMMERRANETLFFLDFVKRKFSIF; the protein is encoded by the coding sequence aTGGAGGAAGAACTCAAGAATTTCATCATAGTGTGGATTTCTGCAATAATCTCAGTATCATACTGTTACTACATATCTGCCAATATCAAAACCGGTGTTCTTCGATTATTCTCTGTTCTTCCGATATGTGGTCTGTTCTTTGTACTTCCTttgttcttctcctctgtGCATTTCTCTAGCTCCACAGCATTTTACCTCTCCGAGATGGCCAGTTTAAAGCTTATCCTGTTTGCATTTGATCAAGGACCTCTTTTCCCAGTTGCTCCTAATCTCATCCAATTTGTCTGCTTCACTTGCTTCCCCATCAAGCTTcagagaaaccctaaatctcaGCCATCACAAAACCATTTCCACAAACGAGCTTTCGCCATTAAAATCATGATATTTGGTGTTGTGTTACATGTGTACAACTACAGTCATTTTCTGCCTCAGACTGTGCTATTGAGTCTCTGTTTCCTGCATCTATACGTGGAGCTTGAGATTCTCTTAGGTCCCCTCAAAGTTCTGCTAAGTATGGCTCTTGGGTGTGATCTCGAGCCACAATTCAACAAACCGTACTTAGCCACCTCACTTCAAGACTTTTGGGGTCGCCGTTGGAACCTCATGGTCTCGTCTGTCCTCCGGTCAGGCATCTACAATCCTGTGCGGTGCGCTTGCCAACGCCCAATGAATTCTGGTTGGGCTAGGTTCATGGGGTATTTGGTAACGTTCCTTGTCTCCGGTCTGTTTCACGAGCTTGTATACTTTTATATAACTCGTGAGACTCCTACATGGGAGGTCACTTTGTTCTTTGTGCTAAATGGGGTTTGCACGGGGACAGAGGTGGCTGTGAAGAGGACAGCGTTTTTACAGCGGTGGTGGCCAGTGAGATCGTCAGTGTCACGGCTTCTCACGATGGGATTTGTAGTTGTCACCGGTGGTTTGCtgttttttcctctgtttatACGGAGCGGCATGATGGAGAGACGCGCCAATGAGACCTTGTTCTTCCTTGATTTCGTGAAGCGCAAGTTTTCCATTTTCTAG